The Paraburkholderia sp. BL23I1N1 sequence CGTCCGCTCCGCATCTGCGCGCGGTAGCGCTGAAAGCCGGCTTGATGCCGAACACGCTGAATCGCCCTCGCCGACGAGTCTCGCGGACTGCACGTCGTCGCGTCAGTCGGCGCAGGTGGCCATTGTCCAGGGGGAGTTGTTCATGCCGGGCCGCGAGGGCCCGGCAGAACCACCCTGTCGCGTCAGCGCACCGGAATGATCAGATGCTGGCCGATCAGGATGAGGTTGGGGTTCGGAAGGTTATTGCGCTTCTGCACGTCCACAAATCGCGCCCCGCTGCCCAACTGGCTCGCGGCAATGGCATTGAGCGTGTCGCCGGAGCGGACCACGTAGGTCTTCTCGGCGCCAGTCGCAGCGGTGGTGAGCACCTGGTCGCTGATGAAATATTTACGCAACAGGTCCAGATACGCCGGCGACTGCTTGACCTTCGCGATCGCGGAATTCAGGTAGATCAGGAGCGCGCTGTCTTCCTTGCGTACGCCGATTTTGTACGCGAGGTTGGACCCGTCCAGTTTGGTGACCGCGAACGTCAGGTCAGTGCCCTTGATCTCCGACACGCCAAACGGATAGTCGTAGACGATGGCGTCGACCTGATGCTCGTCGAGGAAGTGCGACATCCACGAGCGCTGCCCCTCGATGCTCGCATCCGATAGTTCGACGATCTTGCTATTCGGAAACGCTTTCTGGACAAACGCCTTCACATCCGGATCGCCCTGCAGCACGCCGACCGTTTTGCCCGCCAGATCGACCGCGGAACGGACCGGCGAACCCTTGGCGACGATCAACGAATAGCCGAAATCCTCGACGTAAGGAATCGAATAGACGACGCCGCTCGGGGTGTTGTCAGGGAACGTCAGGCCGTCCATCGCGACGTCGACGACCGTGTTGCCCTGCTTGTCGGTTTTCGTCAGCTGATCGGGGACCGCGGGATACGTGTCCACGCCGTGATGCGTGTCGACCGCGATGGTCGGATGGTCGCCCGAGGTGAACTCTTTCTGCGCGAACAGCAGGTTCGCGAAGTCGACGTTGAAGCCTTGTGGCTTGCCGTTGTCTTCCGAGTAAAACGGCCGCGACGGATTTTCGACGCTGACGCGCACCACGCCGTTGCCCAATATCGACTTCAGCGTGTCCTTGTTGGGCACGAAGCCGTCCGGGTTGCTCGGAGCGGGCGTTTTGACGTCGGCGCTGCTGGGGTTGCCGGTGTCCACGCCATTCACCGCGACGGTGTCTTTGTCGGCGCTCTGGCCGGTGTTAAGAGGATTTTTCAGGCCACCCTCGTGGATATACCAACCGGCAGCCAGCAAGATCAGGAAAAGAACCGAACCCAGGATTTTCTTCATTGTTTTTTTGATCGAGTGTTGAGCGAGTTGAGTAGTCGGGCAGCGCGCGCCTGATTATTTGGGTGCCGCCGGCGAGCCGAGTTGCTGATTGGGCGGGTTGATAACGCCCATTTCGGTCGCGGCCTTGGCTTGCTGCACTTCCGCACTTTCCATCAGCGACGTTTCCATT is a genomic window containing:
- a CDS encoding transporter substrate-binding domain-containing protein yields the protein MKKILGSVLFLILLAAGWYIHEGGLKNPLNTGQSADKDTVAVNGVDTGNPSSADVKTPAPSNPDGFVPNKDTLKSILGNGVVRVSVENPSRPFYSEDNGKPQGFNVDFANLLFAQKEFTSGDHPTIAVDTHHGVDTYPAVPDQLTKTDKQGNTVVDVAMDGLTFPDNTPSGVVYSIPYVEDFGYSLIVAKGSPVRSAVDLAGKTVGVLQGDPDVKAFVQKAFPNSKIVELSDASIEGQRSWMSHFLDEHQVDAIVYDYPFGVSEIKGTDLTFAVTKLDGSNLAYKIGVRKEDSALLIYLNSAIAKVKQSPAYLDLLRKYFISDQVLTTAATGAEKTYVVRSGDTLNAIAASQLGSGARFVDVQKRNNLPNPNLILIGQHLIIPVR